Proteins from a single region of Nocardioides anomalus:
- a CDS encoding SAF domain-containing protein has protein sequence MPTRLPRLRGSARRLRRLVLRRRRLLAALCALLAVWAGLRATAAPAPPSVAVTVAAHDLGAGTRLRPGDLTTVRLAPGTAPDGRVRDPTGHTLAGPLRRGQPVTDTALLGPALLRDRPDLVALPVRLPDTAMADLLRRGDSVDLVAADPQGGPATTVAREALVLALPPPPADAAADGLPGRLVLLGVRPVDVGPVSSASVTRFLTVAWSG, from the coding sequence GTGCCCACCCGTCTCCCCCGCCTCCGCGGCTCCGCCCGTCGGCTGCGCCGGCTCGTCCTGCGCCGCCGGCGGCTGCTCGCCGCGCTCTGCGCCCTGCTCGCCGTCTGGGCCGGGCTCCGCGCCACCGCCGCGCCCGCGCCGCCGTCGGTGGCGGTGACGGTCGCCGCCCACGACCTGGGCGCCGGCACCCGCCTGCGCCCGGGTGACCTCACCACCGTGCGCCTCGCGCCCGGCACCGCGCCCGACGGCCGCGTCCGCGACCCCACCGGCCACACCCTGGCCGGGCCGCTGCGCCGCGGTCAGCCCGTCACCGACACCGCGCTGCTCGGCCCGGCCCTCCTGCGCGACCGCCCCGACCTCGTCGCGCTGCCCGTGCGCCTGCCCGACACCGCCATGGCCGACCTGCTGCGCCGCGGGGACTCCGTCGACCTGGTCGCCGCCGACCCCCAGGGCGGCCCGGCCACCACCGTCGCGCGCGAGGCCCTGGTCCTCGCCCTGCCACCGCCACCCGCCGACGCCGCCGCCGACGGGCTGCCCGGCCGCCTCGTCCTCCTCGGCGTCCGGCCGGTCGACGTCGGACCGGTGTCCTCCGCCTCGGTCACCCGCTTCCTCACCGTGGCGTGGTCCGGCTAG
- a CDS encoding SRPBCC family protein: MSTRVAQSRTVPHALEATYDETVAAPLPVVFARRHLALPPVTAVEGQEGPWGSHLGQSRTIVTGDGGRLRETLTELDRPHAFGYRIDVVGGPMRLLVGHLDGRWGFEPDGAGTRITWSWVLHARSPLTVPAVLVVARMWNGYARAALASVEEILGAPGSDSGGTGTG; encoded by the coding sequence GTGAGCACCCGCGTCGCGCAGTCGCGCACCGTCCCGCACGCCCTCGAGGCGACCTACGACGAGACCGTGGCGGCCCCGCTCCCGGTGGTCTTCGCGCGCCGCCACCTCGCGCTCCCGCCGGTCACCGCCGTCGAGGGCCAGGAGGGCCCGTGGGGCAGCCACCTCGGCCAGTCCCGCACCATCGTCACCGGGGACGGCGGCCGGCTGCGCGAGACGCTCACCGAGCTCGACCGGCCGCACGCCTTCGGCTACCGCATCGACGTCGTCGGCGGCCCGATGCGGCTGCTCGTCGGCCACCTCGACGGCCGCTGGGGCTTCGAGCCCGACGGTGCGGGCACCCGCATCACCTGGTCCTGGGTCCTGCACGCCCGCTCGCCCCTGACCGTCCCCGCGGTCCTCGTCGTGGCCCGGATGTGGAACGGCTACGCCCGCGCCGCCCTGGCCTCGGTCGAGGAGATCCTCGGTGCCCCCGGCAGCGATTCGGGCGGCACCGGGACCGGCTGA
- the sepX gene encoding divisome protein SepX/GlpR: MDPSALIFVALAVAWAVYLIPKALEHHEESVRTRTVDRFSKTMRVLARREPINRRKARLVTKADAADPELRTATRPAPAVAAPERVQPSAAARAARRRLRVVTLILIANAAVVALAAFHVVAWVWCAAPVGVLAVWLVACRLMVKRERAAARPRRRITAEPVERPSEQRDPTEEVAVVEAPVAEEAPRDPDAWDPVYAPLPTYVSAPVARRTVSTIDLDSTGVWSSGRNASDSRLAREAEAAEAAERPTSKSERRASGA, from the coding sequence GTGGATCCCAGCGCACTGATCTTCGTGGCCCTGGCCGTGGCCTGGGCGGTCTACCTGATCCCCAAGGCGCTCGAGCACCACGAGGAGAGCGTCCGCACCCGCACCGTCGACCGTTTCTCCAAGACCATGCGCGTGCTGGCGCGGCGCGAGCCGATCAACCGCCGCAAGGCACGCCTGGTCACCAAGGCCGACGCCGCCGACCCCGAGCTGCGGACCGCCACCCGCCCGGCCCCGGCGGTCGCCGCCCCCGAGCGCGTGCAGCCCTCGGCCGCGGCCCGTGCCGCCAGGCGCCGGCTGCGCGTGGTCACCCTGATCCTGATCGCGAACGCCGCGGTCGTCGCCCTCGCCGCGTTCCACGTCGTGGCCTGGGTCTGGTGCGCCGCGCCCGTGGGTGTGCTCGCGGTCTGGCTGGTCGCGTGCCGCCTCATGGTCAAGCGCGAGCGCGCCGCCGCCCGCCCCCGCCGCCGGATCACGGCCGAGCCGGTCGAGCGCCCGAGCGAGCAGCGCGACCCCACCGAAGAGGTCGCCGTGGTCGAGGCGCCGGTGGCCGAGGAGGCCCCCCGCGACCCGGACGCCTGGGACCCGGTCTACGCCCCGCTCCCGACGTACGTCTCCGCGCCGGTCGCCCGCCGCACCGTCAGCACCATCGACCTGGACTCCACGGGCGTGTGGAGCTCGGGCCGCAACGCCTCGGACAGCAGGCTGGCCCGCGAGGCCGAGGCCGCCGAGGCGGCCGAGCGTCCCACGTCCAAGTCGGAGCGCAGGGCGTCGGGCGCGTAG
- a CDS encoding GNAT family N-acetyltransferase, whose product MTTDWPVRLVDGDLTVRPLANSDHDAWRRARQRNAAWLVPWDATVPPGGEARPTSFKQLVRRLARQARRGQTYPFAIEVGGRFAGQVTVNNIVRGSAQFASVGYWLDQDHAGRGVMPRAVAMVIDHCFTAAGLHRIEIAIRPENSNSLRVVEKLEIGEVGYAPRYLHIDGAWRDHRLYALTREEVPHGVLARLKASGHLESQ is encoded by the coding sequence GTGACCACTGACTGGCCGGTCCGCCTGGTCGACGGCGACCTCACCGTGCGCCCGCTGGCCAACTCCGACCACGATGCGTGGCGCCGCGCGAGGCAGCGCAACGCCGCCTGGCTCGTGCCGTGGGACGCCACCGTGCCGCCCGGCGGCGAGGCCCGACCGACCAGCTTCAAGCAGCTGGTCCGCCGCCTGGCCCGCCAGGCCCGCCGCGGCCAGACCTACCCCTTCGCCATCGAGGTCGGCGGCCGCTTCGCCGGCCAGGTCACGGTCAACAACATCGTGCGCGGCTCGGCGCAGTTCGCCTCGGTCGGCTACTGGCTCGACCAGGACCACGCCGGTCGCGGCGTGATGCCGCGCGCGGTGGCGATGGTCATCGACCACTGCTTCACCGCCGCCGGCCTGCACCGCATCGAGATCGCCATCCGCCCCGAGAACTCCAACTCGCTGCGCGTCGTCGAGAAGCTCGAGATCGGCGAGGTCGGCTACGCCCCGCGCTACCTGCACATCGACGGCGCCTGGCGCGACCACCGCTTGTACGCCCTGACCCGCGAAGAGGTGCCGCACGGCGTGCTGGCCCGGCTCAAGGCCTCCGGCCACCTCGAATCCCAGTAG
- a CDS encoding MscL family protein, which translates to MTGFKNFILRGNLIELAVAFVMAAAFAAVVTATVNLLMDIVGKVGGSPDFSDYSPGGVSVGAWITSALSFLILAAVVYFVIVKPYTIAKERYFPSPEPGTPEDIKLLQEIRDLLASQQGGAGASTIPPTTPPTV; encoded by the coding sequence ATGACCGGCTTCAAGAACTTCATCCTGCGCGGCAACCTGATCGAGCTGGCCGTCGCCTTCGTGATGGCGGCGGCGTTCGCCGCGGTGGTCACCGCGACCGTCAACCTGCTCATGGACATCGTTGGCAAGGTCGGGGGCTCGCCCGACTTCTCCGACTACTCGCCGGGTGGGGTCAGCGTGGGCGCGTGGATCACCTCCGCGCTCTCGTTCCTGATCCTGGCCGCCGTCGTCTACTTCGTGATCGTCAAGCCCTACACGATCGCCAAGGAGCGCTACTTCCCGAGCCCCGAGCCCGGCACGCCCGAGGACATCAAGCTCCTGCAGGAGATCCGCGACCTGCTCGCGAGCCAGCAGGGCGGCGCCGGCGCCTCGACGATCCCGCCGACCACGCCTCCGACCGTCTGA
- a CDS encoding LCP family protein, producing the protein MAKVLGATLLTLAMVSGLSVAFLYRHLNGNLNVVSVDDQLTNRPEKVHISAPKQPINILVMGSDSRDCAGCGLDDEAGGGSDTTILFHLSADRQSAYGVSIPRDSLVDRPDCEDEDGKTIPGGSDAMWNAAYTYGGPACTIQQFEQTTGVRVDNYVVVDFGSFKEMVDAVDGVEVCVPQDIDSSEYGITIPAGTRTLDGKEALAYVRVRHGVGDGSDIGRIKRQQAFIGALVAKVISSGTLTRFDRLVRFLNAATKSLTTDIPNIKEMGLVGLQFKNIGLKRIRFITVPFVYSTSQPGRVEWTSDADTLWKRIANDQPLGKLRVGSLGADQVPGSGSTTPTPSGSASGSPSDSPTDSSSPSDSESTTDSPSSTSSPSDDPSDSIDASKDDLEFAGLCT; encoded by the coding sequence GTGGCCAAGGTGCTCGGGGCGACGCTGCTGACGCTGGCGATGGTGAGCGGGCTGTCGGTCGCGTTCCTCTACCGCCACCTCAACGGCAACCTCAACGTGGTCAGCGTCGACGACCAGCTGACCAACCGGCCGGAGAAGGTGCACATCAGTGCGCCCAAGCAGCCGATCAACATCCTGGTCATGGGCTCGGACTCCCGCGACTGCGCCGGGTGCGGCCTGGACGACGAGGCGGGCGGCGGGTCGGACACCACGATCCTGTTCCACTTGTCCGCGGACCGGCAGTCGGCGTACGGCGTCTCGATCCCGCGCGACTCCCTGGTCGACCGTCCCGACTGCGAGGACGAGGACGGCAAGACGATCCCGGGTGGCAGCGACGCGATGTGGAACGCCGCGTACACCTACGGCGGGCCGGCCTGCACCATCCAGCAGTTCGAGCAGACCACCGGCGTGCGCGTGGACAACTACGTGGTCGTGGACTTCGGATCGTTCAAGGAGATGGTGGACGCCGTCGACGGGGTCGAGGTCTGCGTGCCGCAGGACATCGACAGCTCGGAGTACGGCATCACCATCCCGGCCGGCACCCGCACGCTCGACGGCAAGGAGGCCCTGGCCTACGTCCGCGTGCGCCACGGCGTCGGTGACGGCAGCGACATCGGCCGGATCAAGCGTCAGCAGGCCTTCATCGGCGCGCTGGTGGCCAAGGTCATCTCGAGCGGCACGCTCACCCGCTTCGACCGGCTGGTGCGCTTCCTCAACGCCGCGACCAAGTCGCTGACCACCGACATCCCGAACATCAAGGAGATGGGGCTCGTCGGTCTGCAGTTCAAGAACATCGGGCTCAAGCGGATCCGGTTCATCACCGTGCCGTTCGTCTACTCCACCTCCCAGCCCGGTCGCGTCGAGTGGACCTCCGACGCCGACACGCTGTGGAAGCGCATCGCCAACGACCAGCCGCTCGGCAAGCTCCGCGTCGGCTCGCTCGGCGCCGACCAGGTCCCGGGCTCGGGCTCCACGACGCCGACGCCCTCGGGCTCCGCGTCCGGCTCGCCCAGTGACTCGCCGACGGACTCCTCGTCGCCCTCGGACTCGGAGTCGACCACCGACTCCCCGTCGTCCACCAGCTCGCCGAGCGACGACCCGTCCGACAGCATCGACGCGAGCAAGGACGACCTCGAGTTCGCCGGGCTCTGCACGTGA
- a CDS encoding 5-formyltetrahydrofolate cyclo-ligase: MVVAKTAVRDQLLTTRNRLSLLERSDAARAVSRHLTAAPEVRRAATVAAYVAVGSEPGTAPLLSALLAAGKRVILPVLQPSMDLDWAVYAGDQDLAPAPRGLLEPVTPLLGPTAVATADVVIVPGLACSSVGERLGRGGGSYDRALGRVPVGTFTCVLLYASEVGVPVPVEPHDRPVTAACSPAGIVRFAPTF, encoded by the coding sequence GTGGTCGTGGCGAAGACGGCGGTGCGGGACCAGCTGCTGACCACGCGCAACCGGCTCTCGCTGCTCGAGCGGTCCGACGCGGCCCGCGCCGTCTCGCGGCACCTCACCGCCGCCCCCGAGGTGCGCCGGGCCGCCACCGTCGCGGCGTACGTCGCGGTCGGCTCGGAGCCCGGCACCGCGCCCCTGCTCTCCGCCCTGCTGGCCGCCGGCAAGCGCGTCATCCTGCCGGTGCTGCAGCCGTCGATGGACCTGGACTGGGCGGTGTACGCCGGCGACCAGGACCTCGCGCCCGCACCACGGGGACTGCTCGAGCCGGTCACCCCGCTGCTCGGGCCCACCGCGGTGGCGACCGCGGACGTGGTGATCGTGCCCGGTCTGGCCTGCTCGTCGGTCGGTGAGCGGCTGGGGCGGGGCGGGGGGTCCTACGACCGGGCGCTCGGGCGGGTGCCGGTCGGGACGTTCACCTGCGTGCTGCTCTACGCCTCCGAGGTCGGGGTGCCGGTGCCCGTCGAGCCGCACGACCGGCCGGTGACCGCCGCCTGCTCGCCGGCGGGAATCGTCCGGTTCGCCCCGACGTTCTGA
- a CDS encoding MogA/MoaB family molybdenum cofactor biosynthesis protein, translating into MRAAVVVASNRAAAGVYDDATGPLLVEFLTGLGFETDPPAVVPDGQPVADAIQAAVAAGARVVLTTGGTGLTPTDRTPEVTRPLLDAEIPGLAEAIRSYGVRQGVPTAVLSRGLAGRIGTTVVVNLPGSRGGVKDAIAVLEPVLVHAAEQVVGSDH; encoded by the coding sequence ATGAGGGCCGCCGTGGTCGTCGCCTCCAACCGCGCCGCGGCCGGGGTGTACGACGACGCGACCGGCCCGCTGCTCGTCGAGTTCCTCACCGGTCTCGGCTTCGAGACCGACCCGCCCGCCGTCGTACCGGACGGCCAGCCGGTCGCCGACGCCATCCAGGCCGCCGTCGCCGCGGGCGCGCGCGTCGTGCTCACCACCGGCGGCACCGGCCTCACGCCGACCGACCGCACCCCCGAGGTCACCCGGCCGCTGCTCGACGCCGAGATCCCCGGGCTGGCCGAGGCCATCCGGTCCTACGGCGTGCGCCAGGGCGTCCCCACCGCCGTGCTCTCGCGCGGGTTGGCGGGCCGCATCGGCACCACCGTCGTGGTGAACCTCCCCGGCTCGCGCGGCGGGGTCAAGGACGCCATCGCCGTCCTCGAGCCGGTGCTGGTGCACGCCGCCGAGCAGGTGGTCGGCAGTGACCACTGA
- a CDS encoding FmdB family zinc ribbon protein, whose protein sequence is MPTYQYACTECGHAFEQVQSFSDDALTTCPECQGRLRKVFNAVGVVFKGSGFYRTDSRKTADAASSSGSSSSDSSSSSSGASSEKSSSSSEKSSSSSSSEKSSSTSTKSTQPAAS, encoded by the coding sequence GTGCCGACCTACCAGTACGCCTGCACCGAGTGCGGCCACGCCTTCGAGCAGGTCCAGAGCTTCAGCGACGACGCGCTGACCACGTGCCCGGAGTGCCAGGGCCGGCTGCGCAAGGTCTTCAACGCCGTGGGCGTGGTCTTCAAGGGCTCGGGCTTCTACCGCACCGACAGCCGCAAGACTGCCGACGCGGCGTCGTCGTCCGGTTCCTCGTCCTCGGACTCGTCCTCGTCGTCCTCGGGCGCGTCGTCGGAGAAGTCGTCGTCCTCGTCGGAGAAGTCGTCCTCGTCCTCCTCCTCGGAGAAGTCGTCCTCGACGTCCACCAAGTCCACACAGCCCGCGGCCAGCTGA
- a CDS encoding UTP--glucose-1-phosphate uridylyltransferase produces the protein MGSPGLHKAREKMAAAGVDEVAIETFAHYYRLLEHGETGMIPEAAIEPVDMPSLRDVEVSDEQAQDAIRTTAVIKLNGGLGTSMGMDRAKSLLCVRKGLNFLDIIARQVLHLRQQYDAPLPLLFMNSFRTSADTMAALARYDELPVQGLPLEFLQNKEPKLLAKDLNPVSWPKDPDLEWCPPGHGDLYTALRGTGLLEQLLEAGYQRVFVSNSDNLGAVPDARVAGWFAGTGAPFAIEAVRRTPSDRKGGHFARRRSDGRIVLRETAQTLPEDQEALQDLERHRFCSTNNLWFDLRKMQEALDVRDGILGLPLIRNEKTVDPSDQASPKVIQVETAMGAAVEVFPDSQLIEVGRDRFVPVKTTNDLLVLRSDVYDIGRDFVLDQVAVDLPFVDLDGEHYKVVAEFDKRFPEGAPSMKKASSLTVEGDYTFGARVQVVGDVELSTGAAERIPADTVLSGEE, from the coding sequence ATGGGAAGTCCTGGGCTGCACAAGGCCCGCGAGAAGATGGCCGCCGCCGGCGTCGACGAGGTGGCCATAGAGACGTTCGCGCACTACTACCGCCTGCTCGAGCACGGCGAGACCGGCATGATCCCCGAGGCGGCCATCGAGCCCGTCGACATGCCGTCCCTCAGGGACGTCGAGGTCTCCGACGAGCAGGCCCAGGACGCCATCCGGACCACCGCCGTCATCAAGCTCAACGGCGGCCTCGGCACGTCGATGGGCATGGACCGCGCCAAGTCCCTGCTCTGCGTGCGCAAGGGGCTCAACTTCCTCGACATCATCGCCCGGCAGGTCCTCCACCTGCGCCAGCAGTACGACGCCCCGCTGCCGCTGCTGTTCATGAACAGCTTCCGCACCAGCGCCGACACCATGGCGGCCCTGGCGCGCTACGACGAGCTGCCGGTCCAGGGGCTTCCGCTGGAGTTCCTGCAGAACAAGGAGCCCAAGCTCCTGGCCAAGGACCTCAACCCGGTCAGCTGGCCCAAGGACCCCGACCTCGAGTGGTGCCCGCCCGGCCACGGTGACCTCTACACCGCGCTGCGCGGCACCGGCCTGCTCGAGCAGCTCCTCGAGGCCGGCTACCAGCGGGTCTTCGTCTCCAACTCCGACAACCTCGGCGCGGTGCCCGACGCCCGGGTCGCGGGCTGGTTCGCCGGCACCGGCGCGCCGTTCGCCATCGAGGCCGTGCGCCGCACGCCGAGCGACCGCAAGGGCGGCCACTTCGCGCGCCGCCGCTCCGACGGTCGGATCGTGCTGCGCGAGACCGCGCAGACCCTGCCCGAGGACCAGGAGGCGCTGCAGGACCTCGAGCGGCACCGCTTCTGCTCGACCAACAACCTGTGGTTCGACCTGCGCAAGATGCAGGAGGCGCTCGACGTCCGCGACGGCATCCTCGGCCTCCCGCTGATCCGCAACGAGAAGACCGTCGACCCCTCGGACCAGGCCAGCCCGAAGGTGATCCAGGTCGAGACCGCGATGGGCGCGGCCGTCGAGGTGTTCCCCGACTCGCAGCTGATCGAGGTCGGCCGGGACCGGTTCGTGCCGGTCAAGACGACCAACGACCTGCTGGTGCTGCGCTCGGACGTCTACGACATCGGCCGGGACTTCGTCCTCGACCAGGTCGCCGTGGACCTGCCCTTCGTCGACCTCGACGGCGAGCACTACAAGGTCGTCGCGGAGTTCGACAAGCGCTTCCCCGAGGGCGCCCCGTCGATGAAGAAGGCCTCCAGCCTCACCGTCGAGGGCGACTACACCTTCGGCGCCCGCGTCCAGGTCGTCGGTGACGTCGAGCTCTCGACGGGCGCGGCCGAGCGGATCCCCGCGGACACCGTGCTGAGCGGCGAGGAGTGA
- the moaC gene encoding cyclic pyranopterin monophosphate synthase MoaC, which yields MSDRLTHVDDTGAARMVDVSGKDVTARTATASGRVLVSEQVVALLRGEGVPKGDALAVARIAGMMGAKQTPSLIPLCHPLAVSGVSVDLSVADDAVEISATVKTTDRTGVEMEALTAVSVAALTVVDMVKAVDKAAVITDVRVETKTGGKSGDWTR from the coding sequence ATGTCCGACCGGCTGACCCACGTCGACGACACCGGCGCCGCCCGGATGGTCGACGTGAGCGGCAAGGACGTCACCGCCCGCACCGCCACCGCCAGCGGGCGCGTGCTGGTCTCCGAGCAGGTCGTGGCCCTGCTGCGCGGCGAGGGCGTGCCCAAGGGCGACGCGCTCGCGGTCGCGCGCATCGCCGGGATGATGGGCGCCAAGCAGACCCCGAGCCTCATCCCGCTGTGCCACCCGCTCGCCGTCTCCGGCGTGAGCGTCGACCTCTCCGTGGCCGACGACGCCGTCGAGATCAGCGCGACCGTCAAGACCACCGACCGCACCGGCGTGGAGATGGAGGCGCTGACGGCCGTGAGCGTCGCCGCGCTCACCGTGGTCGACATGGTCAAGGCCGTCGACAAGGCCGCGGTCATCACCGACGTCCGGGTCGAGACCAAGACCGGCGGGAAATCGGGGGACTGGACCCGATGA
- a CDS encoding CGNR zinc finger domain-containing protein, with the protein MLAFVNTHVSGGGRPELFSDGIALTRWFDEHDLPVDPGEVTDSDAARARGLRDALATLLQAHAADVDQAELAAAELHLRTNAESLPLVVLIDSETSRLHPAQTGVDGAFAAVLAAVATTTATGQWTRLKMCKNPPCHTGFVDKTKNSAGRFCSTQCGSQLTMRAYRSRLKSK; encoded by the coding sequence GTGCTGGCGTTCGTCAACACCCACGTCAGCGGCGGCGGACGCCCGGAGCTGTTCTCCGACGGGATCGCGCTGACACGGTGGTTCGACGAGCACGACCTTCCCGTCGACCCTGGTGAGGTCACCGACAGCGATGCGGCCCGGGCGCGTGGGCTGCGCGACGCGTTGGCCACGCTCCTGCAGGCCCACGCGGCTGACGTCGATCAGGCCGAGCTCGCCGCAGCCGAGCTCCACCTTCGCACGAACGCGGAGTCCCTCCCCCTCGTGGTGCTCATCGACAGCGAGACGTCCCGGCTGCACCCGGCGCAGACGGGCGTGGACGGAGCCTTCGCCGCCGTGCTGGCTGCTGTCGCGACGACAACCGCCACCGGGCAGTGGACTCGACTGAAGATGTGCAAGAACCCGCCCTGCCACACCGGTTTCGTCGACAAGACCAAGAACTCCGCCGGACGGTTCTGCAGCACCCAGTGCGGATCGCAGCTCACCATGCGTGCATACCGGAGCCGCCTCAAGTCGAAGTGA
- the glp gene encoding molybdotransferase-like divisome protein Glp: MSQAPCTVEEHRARVLAGVRPLDAVDVALLDALGLALTEDVVAGVSLPGFDNSAMDGYAVRGADVEQTPVTLPVVGEIGAGQATVREIAPGEAAKIMTGAPIPAGADTVVPYEWTDRGAAEVRIEQTPEPAQHVRPAGDDVRAGDKILEAGTVLGPRQVGLLASVGRATVRARPRPRVAIVSTGSELREPGAELGEDSIYDGNSYLLAAAVQRAGATPVRVGIVPDEPGAFLTTLREHLPEVDLVVTSGGVSQGDFDVVKEALRHEGVWFGPVAMQPGKPQGFGVLDGVPVVTLPGNSVSSYISFEVFVLPAIRTLLGKDPVARPLLDARLTKGMTSPQGRRQFMRGEVGYDAQGRYVVPVGGPGSHLIGALSDANALIVVPEEVTHLGQGDRVQVLVLDTDF; the protein is encoded by the coding sequence GTGAGCCAGGCTCCCTGCACCGTCGAGGAGCACCGCGCGCGCGTGCTCGCCGGCGTGCGCCCGCTGGACGCCGTCGACGTAGCCCTCCTCGACGCCCTCGGCCTTGCCCTCACCGAGGACGTCGTGGCCGGGGTCTCGCTGCCGGGCTTCGACAACTCCGCCATGGACGGGTACGCCGTGCGGGGGGCCGACGTGGAGCAGACCCCCGTCACCCTGCCGGTGGTCGGCGAGATCGGCGCCGGCCAGGCGACGGTCCGTGAGATCGCGCCGGGCGAGGCGGCCAAGATCATGACCGGCGCGCCGATCCCGGCCGGCGCCGACACGGTGGTGCCCTACGAGTGGACCGACCGTGGCGCCGCCGAGGTGCGCATCGAGCAGACCCCCGAGCCGGCCCAGCACGTCCGCCCGGCCGGCGACGACGTCCGGGCCGGCGACAAGATCCTGGAGGCCGGCACCGTCCTCGGTCCGCGCCAGGTCGGGCTGCTCGCCTCGGTCGGCCGGGCCACGGTGCGCGCCCGCCCCCGTCCGCGCGTGGCCATCGTGTCCACCGGCTCCGAGCTCCGCGAGCCGGGCGCCGAGCTCGGCGAGGACTCGATCTACGACGGCAACTCCTACCTCCTGGCCGCCGCCGTCCAGCGCGCCGGCGCCACGCCCGTGCGGGTCGGCATCGTGCCGGACGAGCCCGGGGCGTTCCTCACGACGCTGCGCGAGCACCTCCCCGAAGTCGACCTCGTGGTCACCTCCGGTGGCGTCTCCCAGGGCGACTTCGACGTGGTCAAGGAGGCGCTGCGCCACGAGGGCGTCTGGTTCGGCCCGGTGGCCATGCAGCCCGGCAAGCCCCAGGGCTTCGGCGTCCTCGACGGCGTCCCGGTCGTCACCCTGCCCGGCAACTCGGTCAGCTCCTACATCTCCTTCGAGGTCTTCGTCCTCCCCGCGATCCGCACGCTGCTGGGCAAGGACCCCGTGGCGCGCCCGCTGCTCGACGCGCGCCTGACCAAGGGCATGACGTCGCCTCAGGGCCGGCGCCAGTTCATGCGCGGCGAGGTCGGGTACGACGCGCAGGGCCGCTACGTCGTCCCCGTCGGCGGCCCGGGCTCGCACCTCATCGGCGCGCTGTCCGACGCCAACGCGCTGATCGTCGTACCGGAGGAGGTCACCCACCTCGGCCAGGGCGACCGGGTCCAGGTCCTCGTGCTGGACACCGACTTCTGA